The genome window TCTCTGGGAGTTGCTCTGCCTGAGAGCTGTCTTcattcatctgtggtatcaaaatcAGCTTTTCAAATCGCAGTTTGGTTCTGCAGGGTGTGATTTCAGTTTGACTACATCCAAAATGGAGATGTTCACCCACCGTAGCTTTGATCAGATGCGTAGATCAAGTGTAAATGCTAAAATTCATTAAGGGATGACCGGGTCAGAGATGAGCTACCACTGTTAAAGGACACTGGCATTTTGAACAGTCCAGTCGAATATCCAGAGCAAAGGATTGGCACCTCTCCTGTCTTTGGTCAAAAGAGTGCATAGCTGAAtaggtgtctgtgtctgtgtgtgtgtgtcattggagTATGTTTTTCTGTGTCTGGTGGACAGGAGTGGGCAGAAAGTCAGATAAGGCAGCAGAGTAAACATCTGAGCCAAACCGCCGTGCGCACGGCACACTTCACCATAAAGCAAACACAAAGTGAAATCAAAGGCTGTTGAATCTGTTACATATCTATATGAAATCTTCCATGGCCTGGCCAACACCTGCATTCAGGTACGGTGCCTGAGAACTTTGCTTTGCTTGTGTGAAGTGTGAATGTCTTTGCCTCAGCTGGTAGGCCTGTTGAGGGTCTCATTGCAGGAGCTCTTCACCCATGCTGATGCGTGTTTGTCTGTTATTGttggatgcgcctgttgagggCGTCATTGCAGCAGTCATTTGCCATGCTGATGGGAGTTTGCCTGTTGAGGGGGTCATTTGCCATGCTCATGGGAGTTTGCCTGTTGAGGGGGTCATTTGCCATGCTGATGGGAGTTTGCCTGGTGAGGGGGTCATTTGCCATGCTGATGGGAGTTTGCCTGTTGAGGGGGTCATTTGCCATGCTGATGGGAGTTTGCCTGTTGAGGGGGTCATTTGCCATGCTGATGGGAGTTTGCCTGGTGAGGGGGTCATTTGCCATGCTGATGGGAGTTTGCCTGGTGAGGGGGTCATTTGCCATGCTGATGCTTGTGGGCCTGGAGTTGGATGTTGCACAGCCTGATCCAGCGCAGGGACACCTGGTACATGACAGGGGGGGTCTGGTGGCAGCAGGACGGAGCCGAGAGCTGCAGGACAGATAGAAACagaggaggaaagggaggagaggagagggatgaagagaaatggatagagagatggagaaatgaAGAGATGGAAGGAAgcaagaaaacaaaaagaaatgggaaagagaaagagagatggagaagaagaCAGAcacaggggtcagaggtcatatGTTCTTCATGATAGTGATCAGACTCATTCTAACATGGAAcacaggggtcagaggtcatacGTTCTTCATGATAGTGATCAGACTCATTCTAACACGGAAcacaggggtcagaggtcatacGTTCTTCATGATAGTGATCAGACTCATTCTAACACGGAAcacaggggtcagaggtcatacGTTCTTCATGATAGTGATCAGACTCATTCTAACACGGAAcacaggggtcagaggtcatacGTTCTTCATGATCGTGATCAGACTCATTCTAACACGGAAcacaggggtcagaggtcatacGTTCTTCATGATCGTGATCAGACTCATTCTAACACGGAACACAGGCATAAAACATTGCGAGAAAAATCACTTAACATGAGCATGATCAGTAATACATCAAGAGGAGAATTCAAACGTTAGATACACTGTTTCCCCTCGAGAACATCAGGAGCTccatgatgttgatgatgatggtgttgatgatggtggtgatgataatcgtggtgatgatgataatgatgataatagtgataatgataatgatggtaATGATAATGGTGATGATAAtagtgataatgataatgatggtgattATGATAATGGTGgtaataatgatgataatggtgatgatgataatgatgacaatgataatgatggtggggATAATTATAATGATGGTGatcatgatggtgatgataatagtgataatgataatgatggtgatgataATAGTGATGATAATGGTGATGATAATGGTGGTGATAATGGTGGTGAtaatggtggtgatgatggtggtgatgatggcggtgataatgataatgatggtgatgataATAGTGATGATAATGGTGGTGAtaatggtggtgatgatgatgatggtgataatgataatgatggtgatggtgatgataatGGTAATGATggagatgataatgatgatgattatgctgataatgatgatgatgataatgataatgatgtgatgatgataatgatgatgataatgatggtgatgatcatgataatggtggtgatgatgatgatgatgatgatgatgatgacaatgataatgatggtggggATAATGGGTCATCATTAGGTGATAATAATGATGGTGATAAGGGAATCATTaggtgatgataatgatggtgatgatgcttTATGGCTCTGAGTCTGATTTTTTCTCCTATTGCAGCTTATTGTTGATTGTAACAGCAGTCATTGTAACGGTTCGCTGTCCCCCTCCATCCACTGCTAGATAAGATCAAGCCAAAGCTCTTGGAGCCAAGCAGATcagagctgggctagtgtgcacgTTCCTCCAGGCTAATCGGCCTCTTCTCTGGCTGTGTCACACGACACTGGGACATTAATAATGCGCGGGATCTAATGCGCGGGATCTAGTGCGCGGGGTCTAATGCGCGGGATCTAGTGCGTGGGGTCTAATGCGCGGGGTCTAGTGCGTGGGGTCTAATGCGTGGGGTCTAGTGCGCAGGGTCTAATGCGCGGCTCTTATCGGGGACAGGAGCCAGGCGGGCCCTAAGACCCTGGGAGAGAGGGGCTGGCATATCAGCAGCGCATGCTGAGCAGAGACAGCCAATGACAGCCATCCTATCGGACAAGCACATACCATTAACGTTACATGTGCCGCCTTGATTTGGAGAAACAGGTGAACTTCCGCTCTTTCACAGACACaagctctacacacacaaagtgtaccttagtctgtatgagggcagcTGGAGGGCTTTGGTCTTCAGTTTTTTCTAACTCCATGTCAGGCAGGGCCATATCCTGAGagcatgagaaagaaagagcgcgagagagagagagagcgcgagagagagagagagagagagagagagagagagagagagagagagagagagagagagagagaattacttTGTAGTGTTTGAGAGTAAGGAGCCCTGTAAGCTTAGCAGCTTGGACAGCTTGTCTTACAtgtggtgtgagtgtaagtgtatgtaagtgtgtgtgtataggctcACAAAGGGTTTaccagtgtggtgtgtgtaaattagagaaaatgCAAGTTGGTTTGTGGCATCAACCATGCTTCCTCTCGGTGGTCtcgtccactgtgtgtgtgtgtgtgtgtgtgtgtgtggggggggggggggggggggggtcgagtgagagtgtgagctaAGATGGGTTTAACTACTGTATGACATATGGGGGTGGAGTTTAGAGGTAAACTGggattatctgtgtgtttggggagtgtgtgtgcagctgggaCAGAAAGTGTAAAACAGGCTTACCAGTGCTGAGttcatggtatgtgtgtgtgtgtgtgtgtgtgtaaattactgggtgtgcactgtgactacctgtaatgtgtgtgtgtgtacactgggcTCAcctctgtattgtgtgtgtgtggatccacCAGAGGTAGTGTGCTGAGGAGCTGGGAGAAGGACTGTGTGCTGGGCCTGGGTCCCGACCACCTCACTGTGCTCCCCTCACACAGCAgacgcccacacacactcaccactccactgtagaggagagagagagagagagggaagagaaagtgtgtgaagTGTCAATCCACTTGGTTAAAATGAGGGAAAACATGTCGTCATGGTCACCTTGCCTACAGGCCGCACAACAGCGACCCTGACCTAGCGACTCTGACCCAGCGACCCTGACCCATCCTGTTTTAGGCTCAAATTGCCAGCTCAGTATCTTGTCCAGATATTTGTAAGTGTTTCAATAAAATATGTTAACAGTAGTAGGCTACCTCCACTTTAGTAGCCTACGTTAGCTGGCATTGTGTAATTACATAAAATAAAACGTTACACCATACACTTTAGCCTATACACGGCCACAAGCGGCGACGGGAGAGAGGGCTAGGCATCTGCAGGCGTCTGCAAGCGTCTACGCGCTGCAATAGTGGTCACGTACCGTAAGACTGCCTGAACACGTCCCTGAcctaagggaccgttcgttatttataaacggggtcaccggaggaaaataggggagggtcatgtctttttattctttgttgagggaagggtcacctaacttttttttgtctaggggggtcacccatcttttgtattaatgaaaacagcaaaaaatcaaagtggcttgtttgattgttgatttctgtcgccatattacgttctctttcgtcccatagctctgtcaacattgaacaatgaaaataagggagatttcccggatttctcacgcaaaatacggaaaatgtcaacatccgtccccattaacgttggaagggttggagcaacaaagtaacctactttattcacgcctaacagcctatatccatttggtcaactttatccagccctaaaaaagctaaatttaactttggtttacttgtagtttaccgtgtagcctagcctaactttaaacagtgtgcatgcttataaagcatactgcttcattcatccacacatccagctcctaacgttttgacaagcatttctaccaattgaccttgttcctgcccatctctagctttgctgtctccatcctttctgtttttgttgtttgcaaaaaaatatatagtaggccctatttattggtaaccagcaacaagtgcaatttgttaatcgctgtcattctctctcctgccaacaataatgtgttacgttccaagcagccgtgcgtaattctgcttcataaagttgaacaaatacattggtcatataaatagccagtttatggtctacagtgtagagttgataagttatggtaggccaacttggagtgaatatacagggggatttctttggctcttagcctggcaggtgcgcacgtagacatagcctacggcctagactgcaagcgccaatgaatcgtgctctcacgacaaccacgtcgttaacttaaataggcctactgtaggttaaTATCACTCTgtgttcgcattcaagcaagcaaaacgaggatttgaatacatctgttccTCTAGAAgagcaaggggtaacaacaggacaacacagagacaggccagaatgcaggactaatgttatgagagtattacagtaatatgggatattctacgggaaaatattaaaacggcaagacagcggggaaaagttaaaatgatgggcctaaacccggaaaaagttggcatgttaggtatttttcggtccctgtgattatttgtgaaattgtgcaaacggccttttcaagtcatttgagaaggaagatagatagatagatactttattgatccccaggggaaattcaagtaggagtgcaaggtcccaaattgacgctcgtctgagaaattgagttttggataatgttcagcttcggcagctttacaatgactgagaaagcctagagacgagtccatagcaacaagttcatgtgttgaatttgttattacccagtgtgctttgttgaatggtctcaatgttttattgttttatttcatgtgaatacttattagcagacatgtggactcgagtcacatgacttggactcgagtcagactcgagtcatgattttaatgacttcagacttgacttgataaaattcggcatgacttgcgactcgacttggacttgaatactattcactcaagacttgactcggactttgcctctttgacttgtgatgacttgacatgtctcgaatcaaaaactaaatttcctgatcgtgtaccagtcaacccagagacgctttcccgcgactaaaaaaaaataaaaaaaataaatagcggagacaagcggccagagcacagttcagtagattactgccactacccccacacgcgttacgcactgtgtgtagggcaccaagagacagaggaaggaccaacatttagccaatcactagtagctttactgcaaactgatttgcactcttgttagagaacgtttgtcaaaaagcaccaacagcatgttacataaagatgatacttttcgagtcctctccattaagatccaacttaaacttatgctaagctactgcatttaattgagaacacatctaagcacgcacgagagggagagaaaacgagtaggttccagctggcttgtcattgttgatgatgattgatatcttcttttaaatataagaaacatataaaaagaaatcgtggaggcaaaaaaatacgagattagaggagattgtgaatttatccgtttctcactagcctactatactgttataaactatgagatccaggtcactatgacatagctgcactcactgtgatttggaaagtggacaagaatattatgaagagttgtctttgccttgtgtaatggaactggtgagtcttgaagtattcaataatttatttacatgaagcacatgatatgccgattgaaacgcattccactcagctactgtagctaggtggctactggctaccaggctcataattcacttttaattgcaaacagaaaatgtcaagcaagcatcatgtcatacatgcttctctttccaaaggaatgaaagctgtttgtgccaacttaatatcatgcttatcattgttaaaattgtgctatacatgtggcacaaacaagtttgtggactagccataggctatatttgaacggagctggtaaaaaaagatcattatgagaacgtgtggacagtggcacacaatgggcttaaagtgaccgtgcaccatttacaaattagataaacagcatcaaatgtctagtatttcttaagaaatgaatactttaaaacaaaattactgtcattattatcttttaaataatataaaactgttgaccttggcttcccttatgagtcaccactggcagacagcctaataaattgtttgcaggcaaatctgtggcctagcgcagtgaaataccatcagtcaaattattactcgtccttacagtgggctccgcaatttggaaaaacattatatatatttgcagctgtgctgagtgtcatgtagctatccattttgtagagattactcaggtatgcacatgtgtatattacacaggtatgcacatgcatatgtcgtaaaagattacaagacagaaacattgaacatattttaatctgtatttatagaaaaaatactgtggattagatggaagtgctaaaattatgatcgatagtctaataatggcattattaagtgaagagtacctgatgacttgttcaggacttgaaaaagattgggacttggacttggactcgacttggctttgatgtgacttggacttggactcgacttgcccttctctgtatttacttgggacttgacttggacttgactgctaagacttgggacttacttgtgacttgccaaacagtgacttggtcccacctctgcttATTAGTGGAGTAactttcaagtaggctaatgcagttgcaggaagtgtgcatttagtttccatgcttattgtgtttccacaacaatgttagtgagtaactctactgaaatggccaccatcttggtgaagtgtgatgtgtaagatcagaaagcagagggtgagtttGGAACGACTGCTAAAGTCGATATGCTATCACAGCGCTATAATACGTGGGCGGAAGGTATCGACAATTgaccggggagggtcatgtcttatATGAAAAGACTGATGAGGGGTCGTTGAAAATTTACTTGCGGGGgggggtcatgcaacttttgattgaagcactcaaaatccccaaacccacacacctccccagcacacgcagacacagacccAAATGCAGTCATGGCACAAAGCCAGAAGACAGTGCAGGCCAACGCAGGGTTGGCTGACCCACATTCAGAagggtttgctgtttattggcAGCagtacaagagagagagatggagagagagagagattatataCAATGTATGTATctttatattgtttttttttctattgttCCTGTGAATGATTTGGCAATGCCATATGTCGTCTTGCTAATAAAGcccatttgaatttaaatgaattgagagagagacagaagaccGGGTCAGGACTCAGGATTCAGGTTTGACAGATGCTAATGTCAGCGACACCAATCATGTTCTCACTCCTTAGAAGAGCCAACTcaactcaacacaacacaacacaacactcatctCATCCCTTCGCCAAGACACGGCCCTCCTGATCCACCCTGGCAGACTACATGCTGCACGAGTATCCTACTTTTTAAAAGCTGGACCAAAACCATATGGGAAACGCACAAAAAGCCCACTCTTCAAACTTGCCTTTTTTGCTTAATTTAATAATAAAAGGAGGACAATCTACACGCCAATTAGCTTTCACATTTCAAGTAGGCCTTTTTACTTAGTCTAGACATAGTCAGTTTCCTACTAGTCCAACACTATTTCGATTTTCATTTAAGTTCTCTTTTAAGTCTAGGACTAGTTGGGGAAGCTGATCATTTCACGTGGCTATCTAGGTGGTTATACATTAGTGTCGAGCTGCAGAACTGAGGGGGATTAGGTGAAAAGGTGTGCATACCTGCTAATGCCTCCTGACTGCgacggtgtgtgtgaggggctcCTAAGCAGCTCCGACAGGGTTGGCGTCTCAAGGTCGCCAAGATCAGTTATTTGCGGACCCGCGTCTGGGAAGCACTCGCTGAAAACTCCCCACGGATCCGGGGCTTCGCAACTCTGCACAGCCGCAATAGACTACAGAGCAGAAGAAACGAGAAGGTGGTGTCAGTACAATTACACGATGTTAAAAAACGTCATATGGTGTACTGTGATCAAATCATGGGACTGCTTGGCAGACTAAAATCCAAATGCTGCCGAGAAGACCGCGTACCTTTGAGGAGCGCTCCTGGGCAGGAACAGGTGAGGCAGGCCTGTCTCCATCCCAGGTTTTACTGTCATGAAAATCACTCCAGTCGCCAAGGCAACCATCTGATGAGGTGGCGCTGGACCACTCCTCAAAATCTCCAAACTGCTCGGTGGTTTTACTAGGAAACTTATCTACTACAGCCATTTCAGATCATCTCTGCAGacataaaataaacacatcAGTGGATGATCACTGCATCATCACTTGCTAACTACACATAAATTCATTTAAAAGAGCCTCTGGCAAGAGCTTACCTTACAATAGCTATGAAAATGAACTGTTCTTTTTTTGAATGCGTTTCTGCCTTTGCTTCTTGTTCGAGTTTCCGTGACAAAAGCAACAGGGAATGCTCATTGTGTACAGAGTATGAGTTCAGAGCACTTCCTTCCTTTGACGGAGGGGAACTAGGTTACAGCATCCTCTTCGTTTTTGAGGAACTCACTGTGAGCTGTCGTCGACCCTTGTTAGAGTAGACTTTAGTCAataagataaagagagaaaggagattAGAAAACCTTTAGAACGTGTAGTGTGCGGCGTGACTATGACCGGCAGTAGGCTAGCTTAACTGGccatctgaaaattaaacagcGCTTGAACATTATGCCCATGCTTCAGACCATCTGTCAGGAAATAAACATCCTAACTTTGAGGGAGATGTCCACCTTCACGTTGTATCTATGGCAAGCTTTTGGTTAATAGATAACAAGGAATCACTCTACCGAAACTCCAGCTCATTCTGTAGTCGCGTAAAACTCCACTCAGTCTCTAGCAGCTACCAGTGTTTACATCAATACATCGCGATTTTACATATAGTGTGgcttttaaaagttaaaatgttATATACTATACCTTAAACCGGCGCGACGCAGGTGTGTACAGAGGAATCAAAGCGATCCAATACAGTAGCTCGCTTCCGCCCGGTATGAGTACCCGCCCTCTGAACGTGTACGGTGACGCACGGAACAGCAGGAATGTCGACTTCAACCACCTGTCTGTCAGGTATGGATGCAATGTCTACTGGCAACACCTTTGACGTTGGGTGAGATTCACGAATAGCTTGTCTGGATTTAACTATTACATTACAATACTGTCTGAAACTATTGTAGCGTCTGACAGTATTGTGACCAAGCCTTTTTTTAATAACGGTACTTTGGGGTAGTGCGCATGTTTACGGCATTCCAATGGCCAGTGGTTCTTTTGGTGCGTGCCAGAAGCCACGGTTGCGTAATACAGCCTGAAGTCCTGCTGTGTTGCAGAAGACTGCAACAAATTCTCTGACAGAAGAGGACATACCAACTGGAATGCGGTCTGATAAAATCAAGTATGTTAAGTGCCACCAGAGAAATAAACAGTCCTGAAACATTTAGAGGCCATGAGGAAAAAATACAACTACTGAACTGAAACGGAAACAAATTAGTATTTCAGATAATCACTGTATAATTTAAAAAGGACAACTAGTATTTGACGAAGGACAACACAGAAAACAGTGCAAAATTCATAATccctttatttattaatttcattACAGACAGACGTGAACCCCAGCGCAGACGGAGTCTCAGACACAAACTCTTAGAAGCACAGAGGACGTATTCCTACTGGTAGCAAAACATATTGCATTGTGGGTAACTCCTCTGTGGAGAGGAACTACTTTAGGGAGTACCTCCTTCCCCAAGACAATGGTCCAGCATGGACATAATGTGTGACAGTCCTGAGGTcattagagagggagggacaatAGGGGGAAggcgagaaagagacagagagagggagagagagagaaatgcctccacagaatagagagagagacagggagagggagagagagagaaatgcctccacagaatggagagagagagagagagagagagagagagagagagagagagagagagagagagagagagaaagacgcaCTGTTGGGGTGCAAGAGTTTTAAAATAAGGACAAACAGTTTTCAGAACTGGGTACATGTTACCCAACACCCCCCTGCCACTTGCCCCTGGGGAGGGCAGGGGAGGGCAGTGAGTGACCCTAGGAGGGGACCGATGGGGTTAGTGCGACACGGTTCCTGTCTCCCGTGGGGGTGTGTTAGTAGCTGCGTCCGAACAGCGTGTAGTACTGTGCCGCCTCCTTGCCGCTCACACACATCTGGCCCGGCTGCAGCTTCTTCAGGGGCTGGAAGGGGATGCACAGACTCTTAGCGCCCATGGAGGGGGCCCCTGGCTCCAGGTCCTGGTCCCTGTaagggggggaggagggaggggaggtcaTGGTGAGGTTTGGGACACACAGCAGAGTTCAACATAATCAATGGCCCGGTGGCCAGTTACCATGACGAGTCAGCTCAGCTTACCTGCGATGCTAACTGGCTGAAGCTAAGCATGCGAGGCTACTAaaataaaagcgtctgctaaacactagaaccataaccataaccatagccatggccagggagggaggggtgtaaAAGTGACTTTTCTGGGCCAGTAAATATATACAAGGGGGCAGTATGGCACAGCATGGCTGAAATACTCCTGCTGTGTTTGAAAGTCCAGCTCCAGACCAAGTGGTTTAGCAAACAGGTAGTTCATGCAGTCAATGGAGACCTTAAGTGACACAGCTGTAAGGAAAAACCTGTATTTCTCAAACAACGGTACGTGTTTTGTGCCTTTGTACTAACCCAAGGTGCTACAACTACAAGTGGCTTTTGGATGAATAATGAACTGTAAGTGTGCATGCAGACATCTCAATGGTGTTGACATTGGCACTTTAAGCGGTGATAAGTGATATAACAACAACCAACGCTTGCAAAGTCACACGGCAAGCTTTAGTTGTGATTACAGCCTTTGAACACGATGAATGTACTATGATACGATTACTGTCTCATTGACAACCAGTAGGTGAAATAACTGGAAttagtatttatttatgtaacggCAGCCAGCTGGTCcgtagctgtgcagtatgtgtgttgtgtaaccCTCCATCCCCACACCTTAAGAGTCGTGCTAGTGAGAAAGCTAGCAGTCTGTGTTTTTAGCCCGGTTGCTAGCACGCTCGACTCCCGATcggaggtgctgctgtttgcagGTTCCAGTCCGGGTGAGTGCTAGCCTACAGGTTACACTTACTTGGCAGTGATCTTCTTGATCCAGTCCTCACATTCAATGCCTCCACAGAATGGAATTTGGACAATCTAAAAGCAGAGTGGACGTATGAGTGAGTGGTCACTTTGCATTAATTAAGTCTTACAGACACTTAAAGAATTTTTAAGAACATATTTAAGAATTATAAAAACGGTAAACTGCCTAGACATTTTGATGCTTTGATTATGTGACTGGTTAAAGACCTTTCAAATTATTTTCCCAACATGAGTCGGATCAAGGCTGGTGTCTGCACCTTATGTTTGGGTCTAAGTAATGTCTGTAAGTAATCGCCTTGTGCGAGTCCAACAGTTGTCGCAGGTCAGTGGAGAGAAGTTGTCGTACGCGGTGTCAGTTTATTTTAATACAACACTATTAGGTCTGAGTGCGGGTTCCTCCTTTCCACAAAGCCAATGACAGTGAAaggcagagaaataaaaatcctccTGTCTATTTTAGGATACcagacccccccaccaccccaccccacttgGTCTCTCCCAGGTTGCTCACCCGGCCCTGGTCCAGGTCCTTCTGGAACTGCTCCATGGTGTCGGCTGCTACCATGTGCTTAAGCAGGTCATCAGAGGCCCTGACACACAGAtgcaaacgcaaacacacacacatacgcatgtcAAAATCTGTTCACCATGCCCTTCATAATTAATTCTCTTACAGAGTTATGGTTTATATGTTAAAGGTGTTCATACGAAAAGTCATTATTTTTATTGCTGAAATGTGATGGTCATTATTTTTATTGATATTGAGAGACAGCTTTTGACAAAAAAGTCTGCCAAATaaaccataaacataaaatcGCTATAATCACATAACCGTAAACATTTACATGTCTTCAagaaacaatgtgtgtgtgtgtgtgtgtgtgtgtgtgtatgtgtatgtgtatgtgtgcgcgcatgtgtgtgcgtgcgcgcatgtgtgtgcgcgcatgtgtgtgcgcgcatgtgtgtgtgtgtatgtgtgcgcgtgtgcgtgtgtatgtgtgcgcgtgtgcgtgtgcgtgtgcgtgcatgtgtgcgtgcgtgcacctCTTGTAGAGGTTGTTCTGGATCTCCTCCAGCAACTGCGTGATCCTCTTGTCGGTGTCGGCCTCGGGCAGCGTGATCTTGGCTCCAGTGTCCCTCCTCACGGCCACACACTGACCCTGCTTTAGATCCTTAGGCCCCACCTCCAGCCTGATGGGCACGCCCTGGGAGAGGGGACACACATGGGTCAAACGCCTCCTTTCCTTATAGGGGTTCTCATCGGTCTTTTTGTccagcctccctccctccctccctccagtcGTAGTCCCTCCTTCTAATTAATTTTGAAcgataggaggatggaggaatggGAGAGACCACCCTCCTATCGTTTCTTCACAAAATTAATTAGAAGGAGGGACTAAgactggagggagggatgaaggaaggaagggaggacaGACGAGAAAACCCCATAGTGTATGGGGCACTTGAGGGGAGGGAATATGGGTGATGGGTTGGATATCAGGGAGGAGGGCTGGGTAGACGGGGTCTTGTAATTATTGTTTAGACACCCGCTATTTTGAAATGACGTTGGCATTGTTTAAAAATTACAATAAAAGAttcataaaaaagaaagaaagaaaaacaaaaaacaaaaaaaaaactccat of Alosa sapidissima isolate fAloSap1 chromosome 1, fAloSap1.pri, whole genome shotgun sequence contains these proteins:
- the LOC121718386 gene encoding uncharacterized protein LOC121718386, whose product is MAVVDKFPSKTTEQFGDFEEWSSATSSDGCLGDWSDFHDSKTWDGDRPASPVPAQERSSKSIAAVQSCEAPDPWGVFSECFPDAGPQITDLGDLETPTLSELLRSPSHTPSQSGGISSGVVSVCGRLLCEGSTVRWSGPRPSTQSFSQLLSTLPLVDPHTHNTEDMALPDMELEKTEDQSPPAALIQTKLSAPSCCHQTPPVMYQVSLRWIRLCNIQLQAHKHQHGK